GGCGAGCCGGGGGCGATCCTCTACTGTGGTGTGAGTACGCACGCGACGAACTTCAGGAGTAACACCCTTGACTTCAACGGACAGTCCGGATCTGGCTCTCACCGCCGAGGACACCAAGCTCCTCGAACGTGCGATGTACGAGGTCAAGCGGGTGATCGTCGGCCAGGACAAGCTGGTCGAACGGATCCTCGTCGGGCTCCTCGCGAAGGGTCACATCCTCCTCGAAGGTGTGCCGGGTGTCGCGAAGACTCTCGCCGTCGAGACCTTCGCGACAGTTGTGGGCGGCAGCTTCTCCCGTGTCCAGTTCACGCCCGACCTCGTGCCCACGGACCTCATCGGCACGCGCATCTACCGCCAGGGCCGTGAGGAGTTCGACACAGAACTCGGACCGGTCGTCGCGAACTTCCTGCTCGCCGACGAGATCAACCGAGCTCCGGCGAAGGTCCAGTCGGCACTTCTCGAGGTCATGGCCGAGCGTCACGTCTCCATCGGCGGCACCACCTACCCGATGCCCGAGCCCTTCCTCGTCATGGCGACACAGAACCCGATCGAGAACGAGGGCGTGTATCCGCTGCCCGAAGCGCAGCGTGACCGCTTCCTGTTCAAGGTGATCGTCGACTATCCCTCTGTCGAAGAGGAACGCGAGATCGTCTACCGGATGGGCAATGAGCCACCGTCGGCGTCGCCGGTCCTCGACCCGGAGACGACTCTGCTCCTGCAACGCAAGGCTGCCAACGTATTCGTTCACCACGCGCTGGTCGACTACGTGGTGCGTGTCATCAACGCCACGCGACGCCCGGCCGAGGTCGGTCTGAGCGACGTCGAGCAGTGGTTGGCGTATGGCGCATCGCCGCGAGCCACCCTCGGCATCGTCGCCGCGGCCCGTGCCCTCGCGCTCATCAACGGTCGCGACTACGTGATTCCGCAGGACGTGGTCGAGGTGATCCCCGATGTGCTCCGGCACCGCCTGGTCCTCAGCTACGATGCGCTCGCCGACGACGTGTCCGCCGAGCAGATCATCACTCGCATCCTCCAGACCATCGGTCTGCCGCAGGTCTCGGCGACGCCGGTGCCGCAGCCGGGTGAGCCGGTCCAGGCCGCGCCGCAGCAGATGCAGCAGCAGGTCCCGATCGGTCAGGCTCCGACTGCGCAGGTTCAGGCGCCGCAGGTTCAGCAGCAGCCGGGGCCGGATCAGCAGGGTCATGTCGGCCGATAGCGGCCTGCCGTCTTTCCACGACGGAACTCTCAGCGATC
This genomic window from Gordonia sp. PDNC005 contains:
- a CDS encoding MoxR family ATPase; translated protein: MYEVKRVIVGQDKLVERILVGLLAKGHILLEGVPGVAKTLAVETFATVVGGSFSRVQFTPDLVPTDLIGTRIYRQGREEFDTELGPVVANFLLADEINRAPAKVQSALLEVMAERHVSIGGTTYPMPEPFLVMATQNPIENEGVYPLPEAQRDRFLFKVIVDYPSVEEEREIVYRMGNEPPSASPVLDPETTLLLQRKAANVFVHHALVDYVVRVINATRRPAEVGLSDVEQWLAYGASPRATLGIVAAARALALINGRDYVIPQDVVEVIPDVLRHRLVLSYDALADDVSAEQIITRILQTIGLPQVSATPVPQPGEPVQAAPQQMQQQVPIGQAPTAQVQAPQVQQQPGPDQQGHVGR